One window from the genome of Salvia miltiorrhiza cultivar Shanhuang (shh) chromosome 7, IMPLAD_Smil_shh, whole genome shotgun sequence encodes:
- the LOC130993702 gene encoding uncharacterized protein LOC130993702: MHLQSLETDFPQDSPNYATFLRLHMYPDGSYTSPRDARIDAEVHQVAAATGRQNQLDEVYLEVVHPDRSRIYGVGSAGQSQASRGSIRSTGTSAVSQQLYETRISTLEERLAAEQAQRQQMEERMAAEQAQRQEMEDRMAQLEAFMRMYNAQPPPPPNADDDDDDDDDDDDDDDDA, encoded by the exons atgcatctacAGAGCTTGGAGACTGATTTTCCCCAGGATtcaccgaactatgccaccttcctccgcctccacatgtaccccgacggaagttatacgtctccgagagatgcaagaattgac gccgaggttcatcaagtggccgctgccacaggacgacagAACCAgctagacgaggtgtatttggaggtaGTGCATCcggataggtcacggatctacggcgtcgggagtgccgggcagagtcaggctagtagggggtctatccgcagcacgggcacttctgcggtgtctcagcagctttatgagacacggatctccacgctggaggagcgattggcggcagagcaagcacaacgccaacagatggaggagcgcatggcggcagagcaagcacaacgccaagaGATGGAGGACCGcatggctcaattggaggcgtttatgaggatgtataatgctcagccacctccaccccctaatgccgatgatgatgatgatgatgatgatgatgatgatgatgatgatgatgatgcttag
- the LOC130993703 gene encoding protein JINGUBANG produces MIRFTHCSSPSHSDQVEDSDPSSNSSSLSSQPSLPSVPSLTDLPPSTATHHHCLATLKGHSSSIFSLSLAGKHLYSGVSDGQIRVWDRNPSSYTDNGAVSESRSAVKSIVVSGDKLFTAHSDNKIRVWKIDNYSGDGRRCTAVAVLPTVSDRCMSLFSAKNYVKVRRHKRCTWVHHVDAVAALAATSDGALLYSVSWDRSFKIWRSSDFRCVESVQNAHDDAINAVVLSADGHVYTGSADRRIKVWRINGGDQKHSLVSTLEKHKSAVNALALSGDGSVLYSGACDRSIIVWERDGGAAHMAVAGALRGHTKAILCLAVVGEVLCSGSADRTVRVWRRGIGNSYSCLAVLEGHRNPVKSLTAGFDTNHAGDSDNSYLVYSGSLDFEIKVWKIRVPLIT; encoded by the coding sequence ATGATAAGATTTACTCATTGCTCTTCGCCTTCCCATTCCGACCAAGTCGAAGATTCCGATCCCTCCTCAAACTCCTCATCCCTCAGTTCTCAGCCGAGCCTCCCTTCAGTCCCCTCCCTAACCGACCTCCCTCCCTCCACCGCCACCCACCACCACTGCCTCGCCACCCTCAAGGGCCACTCCTCCTCAATCTTCTCGCTCTCCCTCGCCGGAAAGCACCTCTACAGCGGCGTTTCCGACGGCCAAATCCGCGTTTGGGATCGCAACCCCTCCTCATACACCGACAATGGCGCCGTCTCCGAGAGCCGCAGCGCTGTCAAATCCATCGTTGTCTCAGGCGACAAGCTCTTCACAGCCCACAGCGACAACAAAATCCGCGTCTGGAAAATCGACAACTACTCCGGCGACGGCAGGAGGTGCACGGCGGTGGCTGTTCTGCCGACGGTGAGCGACCGCTGCATGAGCCTCTTCTCCGCGAAGAACTACGTCAAAGTGCGGCGCCACAAGCGGTGCACGTGGGTCCACCACGTGGATGCGGTGGCGGCGCTGGCCGCCACCAGCGACGGTGCCCTCCTCTACTCGGTGTCGTGGGACAGAAGCTTCAAAATCTGGCGGAGTTCCGACTTCAGGTGCGTGGAGTCGGTGCAGAACGCGCACGACGACGCCATAAACGCCGTCGTTTTGTCCGCAGACGGCCACGTCTACACCGGCTCCGCCGACAGGAGGATCAAGGTGTGGAGAATCAACGGCGGCGATCAAAAGCATTCGCTCGTTTCCACGCTGGAGAAGCATAAATCCGCGGTGAATGCGCTGGCTTTGAGCGGCGATGGCTCCGTGCTTTATTCTGGGGCATGCGATAGGTCGATCATTGTGTGGGAgagagacggcggcgccgcccacATGGCGGTGGCGGGGGCGCTGAGGGGCCACACGAAGGCTATCCTGTGTCTGGCAGTGGTCGGAGAGGTGCTGTGCAGTGGATCGGCGGATAGAACGGTTAGGGTTTGGAGGAGAGGGATTGGAAATAGTTATTCTTGCCTGGCGGTTCTTGAAGGCCATCGGAATCCGGTCAAGTCTTTGACGGCGGGCTTCGACACTAATCACGCCGGCGATTCCGACAATTCTTATCTGGTTTACAGTGGCAGTTTAGATTTTGAGATCAAGGTTTGGAAGATTAGGGTTCCATTAATCACTTAA